A single region of the Thermotoga profunda AZM34c06 genome encodes:
- a CDS encoding tripartite tricarboxylate transporter substrate binding protein: MRRFFMVFLVLFASVLFAAYPDKPITFIIQAAPGGASDMTSRTITAIAQEILKVPITCTNITGASGAIAMKRLQTSKPDGYTMGYVPVELSMVKALGYADFTPEDFDLLMRIMVIPAAVTVRADSRWKNIEEFISYVKANPGTVTVGNSGPGSIWHIAALSFEKAIGTKIVHVPFDGAAPAVAALMGGHITAVTVSPTEVKSGVESGQLRILAVMSDERSSLFPEVPTLKELGYDVSVAAWGGLALPKGVDPQVYNTLADAFKKAYDSEAFQKFLADRGMTPAYLDGEKFKAFAMSQYNMFMELIPKALGK; the protein is encoded by the coding sequence ATGAGAAGGTTTTTCATGGTGTTTTTGGTACTTTTTGCCAGTGTACTCTTTGCCGCTTATCCAGACAAACCTATCACCTTTATCATTCAAGCGGCACCAGGTGGAGCATCGGATATGACATCAAGAACAATAACAGCAATTGCACAGGAAATTCTAAAGGTACCAATCACGTGTACAAATATCACTGGTGCTTCAGGAGCAATCGCGATGAAAAGACTTCAAACGAGCAAACCAGACGGATATACGATGGGATATGTGCCTGTTGAACTTTCGATGGTGAAAGCCCTTGGATATGCCGACTTCACTCCAGAAGATTTTGATCTACTCATGCGAATAATGGTAATACCTGCAGCTGTTACTGTGAGAGCTGATTCAAGATGGAAAAATATTGAGGAATTCATCAGTTACGTAAAGGCAAACCCTGGTACTGTCACCGTTGGAAACTCTGGGCCTGGTTCCATTTGGCATATTGCTGCATTGAGTTTTGAGAAAGCTATAGGTACAAAGATTGTTCATGTTCCATTTGATGGTGCAGCACCTGCAGTTGCTGCTTTGATGGGAGGACATATAACGGCTGTTACTGTGAGTCCTACAGAGGTAAAATCCGGTGTGGAATCAGGTCAATTAAGGATTTTAGCAGTGATGAGTGATGAAAGATCGTCTCTATTTCCAGAAGTACCAACTCTGAAAGAACTTGGTTACGATGTCTCCGTTGCTGCATGGGGTGGTCTTGCATTGCCAAAAGGTGTTGATCCACAAGTTTACAATACTCTTGCAGATGCATTCAAAAAGGCATATGACAGTGAAGCATTTCAGAAATTTCTTGCTGATAGAGGTATGACACCTGCATATTTGGATGGTGAAAAGTTTAAAGCCTTTGCCATGTCTCAATACAATATGTTCATGGAACTCATACCAAAAGCATTGGGTAAATGA
- a CDS encoding tripartite tricarboxylate transporter TctB family protein: MIFSMVTLCFSIYLLMESSKLPKGIANMPGPNFFPSIVAWVILILSCVIFFNGAWKVFKRKDQKILQGQWVRTLTIIFCVLIYVLLWGKGNFLINTWLLLFFIQIITKSSWYYALIGSTVLDLSVYFLFGKIFHVILF, translated from the coding sequence ATGATTTTTTCGATGGTCACACTTTGCTTTTCAATCTATCTTCTAATGGAGAGTTCAAAATTGCCTAAGGGTATAGCCAATATGCCTGGCCCTAATTTTTTTCCAAGTATAGTGGCATGGGTTATACTGATACTTTCTTGTGTGATTTTTTTCAACGGCGCTTGGAAAGTTTTTAAAAGAAAGGACCAAAAGATTTTGCAAGGACAGTGGGTTAGAACTTTGACGATTATCTTTTGTGTTCTTATCTATGTCTTGCTTTGGGGTAAGGGAAACTTTCTTATTAATACGTGGTTGTTGTTATTTTTCATTCAAATAATAACCAAATCGAGTTGGTATTATGCATTGATAGGCTCTACCGTTCTGGATTTAAGTGTTTATTTTCTATTTGGGAAAATCTTTCACGTAATACTCTTTTGA
- a CDS encoding tripartite tricarboxylate transporter permease, whose amino-acid sequence MQQFIQGLVQALEPQAIVYLLVGTFSGLLIGTLPGLTATMAIAILTPLTFWLSPNQGLAMLVGVWNSAIFSGGISAILINTPGTPASIASTFDGYSLTKKGLSGLALGINVVFSAFGGIMGVLALILIGFPLARFALSFGPAEYFSLAIFGLSTMVAVSGKSIFKGILAGFLGFSISLVGLDPIFGSERFTFGRMELLNGISFIPMMIGLFGIGEVFYQVYMSKKTYENDQNATKQLGRVIPTLKEMKSVTPVALLSSIIGIIIGAIPGAGADIAGLVAWDQSKKIAKKPEEYGNGSLEGLTASTTANNACLGGALTTMMALGIPGDAVTAVLIGAFIMYGVQPGPVMFRDRADFVYMVVILMILANIAFLAVGFFASKALTKFLSLPQSFVWTTIIILSLIGTYAINNSSFDLILVFIAGIIGFVFRLIDVPLGPIVLALILGPMAEANMRRALILSGGNAFIFLRRPISLTLLVLSVISLLGSVARKKKV is encoded by the coding sequence GTGCAACAGTTTATTCAAGGTTTGGTTCAGGCTTTGGAGCCACAAGCAATAGTTTATCTGCTTGTTGGCACTTTTTCAGGATTATTGATTGGAACTTTGCCAGGACTGACGGCGACCATGGCGATAGCAATACTCACTCCATTGACATTTTGGCTTTCACCAAACCAAGGCCTTGCGATGCTCGTTGGGGTATGGAATTCTGCAATCTTTTCAGGAGGTATTTCAGCTATACTCATAAACACTCCAGGCACGCCTGCTTCAATTGCCTCCACTTTTGATGGTTACAGTTTGACTAAAAAAGGGCTTTCAGGTCTTGCACTGGGCATTAATGTAGTTTTTTCTGCCTTTGGAGGAATTATGGGTGTTCTTGCGCTGATTTTGATTGGTTTTCCCCTGGCAAGGTTTGCATTATCTTTTGGACCTGCGGAGTATTTTTCACTTGCCATATTTGGACTTTCAACAATGGTTGCTGTTTCGGGTAAGTCAATCTTCAAGGGTATATTAGCAGGGTTTTTGGGTTTTTCAATCTCACTTGTGGGTTTAGATCCTATATTTGGTTCAGAGAGATTTACCTTTGGGAGAATGGAATTACTCAACGGGATATCTTTTATCCCAATGATGATAGGGCTCTTCGGTATTGGCGAGGTCTTTTACCAAGTTTACATGTCTAAAAAAACCTATGAAAATGACCAAAATGCGACAAAACAATTGGGCAGAGTCATCCCAACGCTTAAAGAGATGAAGAGCGTCACACCAGTTGCGTTGTTATCATCGATCATAGGAATCATCATAGGAGCTATACCAGGTGCTGGAGCAGATATAGCAGGATTAGTTGCATGGGATCAAAGTAAAAAAATCGCTAAGAAACCAGAAGAATACGGTAATGGTTCATTAGAAGGCTTGACGGCATCCACAACTGCCAACAATGCTTGCTTGGGTGGTGCTTTGACGACGATGATGGCATTGGGAATACCAGGAGATGCCGTAACTGCCGTTTTGATTGGTGCTTTCATAATGTATGGTGTACAACCAGGACCAGTTATGTTCCGAGATAGGGCTGATTTTGTCTACATGGTTGTGATATTAATGATATTAGCAAATATTGCATTCCTTGCTGTTGGTTTTTTCGCTTCGAAAGCTCTCACCAAATTTCTATCTTTACCTCAAAGTTTTGTCTGGACGACGATAATTATTCTTTCTCTAATAGGAACTTATGCAATAAACAACAGTTCTTTTGATCTAATTCTTGTGTTTATTGCAGGTATTATTGGTTTTGTTTTCAGATTGATTGATGTACCTCTGGGACCTATAGTACTGGCTTTGATCCTTGGTCCCATGGCAGAAGCAAATATGAGAAGGGCACTCATTCTAAGCGGGGGTAATGCATTCATATTTTTGAGAAGACCTATTTCTTTGACTTTGTTAGTCCTTTCTGTGATTTCACTTCTTGGCTCAGTTGCGAGGAAGAAAAAAGTTTGA
- a CDS encoding bifunctional 4-hydroxy-2-oxoglutarate aldolase/2-dehydro-3-deoxy-phosphogluconate aldolase codes for MIKKFIDKKVLIVIRHLSLQETIDLCDILLENDFNFVEVSFSDDGADKILEGLKNRFGEKICLGAGTIFQEENYRKALNCGADYVLSPGLSFKIAELSKKDGITYIPGVYTSTDVQNALEMGFDFLKLYPADLNLLRSYRGPFPKVKFMPFGGVTDQNIISYLNAGASAVGIGSYIANKELLSKRDLAQLSKRIANLKKLIGGINGSMY; via the coding sequence GTGATTAAAAAATTCATTGATAAAAAAGTATTGATAGTAATCAGACATCTCTCTTTACAGGAAACAATCGATTTGTGTGATATATTGCTGGAAAATGATTTCAATTTTGTAGAAGTTAGCTTTTCTGACGACGGTGCTGATAAGATATTGGAAGGTCTCAAAAATCGATTTGGTGAAAAAATTTGCTTAGGTGCAGGGACTATCTTTCAAGAGGAAAATTATCGAAAGGCTCTAAATTGTGGTGCAGATTATGTGTTAAGTCCTGGTTTGAGTTTTAAAATCGCAGAACTTTCAAAAAAAGATGGTATAACTTACATACCCGGTGTCTACACATCAACAGATGTACAAAATGCTTTGGAAATGGGTTTTGATTTCTTGAAGCTTTATCCAGCAGATCTGAATTTGCTTAGATCTTATAGAGGGCCCTTCCCGAAAGTCAAATTCATGCCCTTTGGTGGTGTGACAGATCAGAATATAATTTCTTACCTTAATGCAGGAGCATCGGCTGTTGGAATAGGTTCTTATATAGCAAACAAAGAACTTTTAAGTAAAAGGGATTTGGCACAGTTATCGAAAAGAATAGCCAATTTAAAAAAATTAATAGGTGGTATCAATGGATCTATGTATTGA
- a CDS encoding ROK family protein: MDLCIDIGATKTFVAAFNEDSLEICDYEQFLTESSKGFSDFLERLSLVCKRLLKQDKPRFWGVCTAGAVDENGVILWSPNLGWKDFDLKNSLSVIFGDNGIIENDCNAAAYAEARIRQSENLAYVTVSTGIGMGLIIKGEIFHGSHFTAGEIGHTIIEEDGPICSCGRRGCLQALSSGRGLENQIYSLLKQKLSCEEILKRAEEGIEPYRGIVLHGAKVLGRFLTNVVDILDLETLVIGGGLTKNKFYTNLVVEYIQKNYYELPGKIVSVELSKIKPNPGVIGVLLLGRKIFGGV, from the coding sequence ATGGATCTATGTATTGATATAGGCGCAACTAAAACTTTCGTGGCAGCATTTAATGAAGATAGTTTGGAGATATGTGATTATGAACAATTTCTGACTGAGTCATCGAAGGGATTTAGTGATTTTCTGGAAAGATTGTCTTTGGTGTGCAAAAGGCTTTTGAAACAAGATAAACCAAGATTCTGGGGTGTATGTACAGCAGGGGCTGTAGATGAAAATGGAGTTATTTTGTGGTCGCCCAATTTGGGATGGAAAGATTTTGATCTCAAAAATTCTCTGAGTGTGATCTTTGGTGATAATGGAATTATTGAAAACGACTGTAACGCTGCCGCATATGCCGAAGCGCGGATTCGCCAATCTGAAAATCTGGCTTACGTGACTGTGAGCACCGGGATAGGTATGGGTTTAATCATAAAGGGGGAAATATTCCATGGTTCTCATTTTACGGCTGGTGAAATAGGACACACGATCATAGAGGAAGACGGACCAATCTGTAGTTGTGGTCGAAGAGGTTGTCTCCAAGCTCTTTCTTCAGGAAGAGGGTTAGAGAATCAGATCTATTCACTTTTAAAACAAAAATTGAGTTGTGAAGAAATATTAAAGCGAGCAGAAGAAGGTATTGAACCATATCGCGGGATAGTTTTACATGGTGCCAAGGTTTTAGGAAGATTCTTGACAAATGTTGTAGATATACTCGATTTAGAAACTCTCGTAATTGGTGGAGGATTAACAAAAAACAAATTCTACACAAACCTGGTGGTAGAATACATACAGAAAAATTACTATGAATTACCTGGTAAGATAGTTTCTGTAGAATTATCGAAGATCAAACCAAATCCAGGTGTTATTGGTGTGTTATTACTTGGCCGTAAAATTTTTGGAGGGGTGTGA
- a CDS encoding cupin domain-containing protein — MQKAVKLSSADKLVNIAKGFQARKVTIKGPSTGKAEVHEFQHDLYVALTGRAIVQVGKLIGEIEKIAEGEFRSNSIEMSEQFEMQTGDILLIPAGLAHRVIINESYQQWVFKLDYEH; from the coding sequence ATGCAAAAAGCAGTGAAACTTTCATCGGCAGATAAATTAGTGAATATAGCAAAGGGATTTCAAGCAAGAAAGGTCACCATAAAAGGTCCTTCAACGGGTAAAGCAGAGGTTCATGAATTTCAACATGATCTGTACGTCGCATTGACGGGAAGGGCCATTGTGCAGGTTGGTAAACTCATTGGAGAAATAGAAAAGATAGCCGAAGGTGAGTTTCGAAGTAATTCAATTGAGATGAGTGAACAATTTGAAATGCAAACTGGGGATATTTTGTTAATCCCAGCCGGTCTTGCGCACAGAGTAATTATAAATGAATCTTACCAGCAATGGGTTTTTAAACTTGATTATGAACACTGA
- a CDS encoding MurR/RpiR family transcriptional regulator: MNTEYRKKIQKVYSKLTQSQKKVAEFIIDNPSKITLMSADQLAKASGVGETTVIRFARILGYKGYSDMKEEFQRALVNNMSSSRKVEEGIKAARSESVLEELIKTHDFVFKNMNISELTKNLRNAARIIYDADDVYVFGEGAAVVPAFELSFWLNRFGKKTWFFNMTGRSFFEHIVNIRKGDVSVGFAYRKINFELRILFSETRKRGGKNILFTDKSLSPLGELADEVIVTERGGIGSYRSMAIPVIMSDALLFELAAISEVSLENLKNLEKIRREYGYE, from the coding sequence ATGAACACTGAGTACAGAAAAAAGATCCAAAAGGTCTATTCAAAACTCACACAAAGCCAAAAGAAAGTTGCCGAATTTATTATTGACAACCCATCCAAGATCACTTTGATGAGTGCAGATCAACTCGCCAAAGCCTCAGGGGTTGGTGAAACCACAGTTATAAGGTTTGCTCGAATTTTGGGATACAAAGGATATTCCGACATGAAAGAAGAGTTTCAGCGTGCGCTCGTCAACAACATGAGTTCTTCAAGAAAAGTTGAGGAAGGTATAAAGGCAGCCAGATCCGAATCTGTGCTTGAAGAATTGATTAAAACACACGATTTTGTTTTCAAAAATATGAATATTTCAGAACTGACGAAAAATTTAAGAAATGCCGCAAGGATTATATATGATGCAGATGATGTATATGTTTTTGGTGAAGGTGCAGCTGTTGTACCTGCCTTTGAACTTTCATTTTGGTTGAACAGATTTGGCAAGAAAACATGGTTTTTCAACATGACAGGTCGTTCATTTTTTGAGCATATAGTGAATATAAGAAAAGGTGATGTTTCTGTAGGCTTTGCGTACAGGAAGATCAATTTTGAGTTGAGAATATTGTTTTCCGAAACTCGAAAGAGGGGCGGGAAAAACATACTGTTCACGGATAAGTCACTCAGCCCTTTGGGTGAATTGGCAGATGAGGTAATTGTTACTGAACGCGGGGGAATTGGTAGTTATCGATCTATGGCTATACCTGTAATCATGTCAGATGCTCTGCTTTTTGAACTGGCCGCTATCAGTGAGGTAAGCCTCGAAAATCTCAAGAATCTTGAGAAAATCCGCAGAGAGTATGGTTATGAATGA
- a CDS encoding DUF2225 domain-containing protein — protein sequence MVLQTFWEQEFKCPICGKVFHSVRVFSDAIKIKERDSDLKPTYDGVNVMLFQPVTCPECFYTAFENDFEISFSQRQKEMLVKLCEKLKSMLSINLSKDRNLKDGVSIFTITAAVYTILEKHLRAAEAYLKLAWIFRDLKNHDEEAKALSSALKHFMESYTKEELSNDQQVMVLFYLGELNARLSNKKEAVRWFSTLIQKFGNNNSVYVKLARKEWQEVTMRK from the coding sequence GTGGTTTTGCAAACCTTTTGGGAGCAGGAGTTCAAATGTCCTATCTGCGGTAAAGTATTTCATTCTGTCCGTGTATTCAGTGATGCTATCAAAATAAAAGAGCGTGATAGTGATTTAAAACCAACTTATGATGGTGTCAATGTCATGTTGTTCCAACCTGTAACCTGTCCAGAGTGTTTCTATACTGCCTTTGAAAATGATTTTGAGATATCTTTTTCTCAAAGACAAAAAGAAATGCTTGTAAAACTGTGTGAAAAGTTGAAATCAATGTTGTCAATCAATCTTTCAAAAGATAGAAACTTAAAAGATGGTGTTTCGATCTTCACAATAACAGCTGCGGTTTACACAATACTTGAAAAACATTTGCGAGCTGCCGAGGCATATTTGAAACTCGCTTGGATTTTCAGAGATTTGAAAAATCACGACGAAGAAGCCAAAGCACTCAGTAGTGCATTGAAGCATTTTATGGAAAGCTACACAAAAGAGGAACTTTCTAATGATCAACAGGTAATGGTTCTTTTTTATCTTGGAGAACTAAACGCACGACTTTCCAACAAAAAAGAAGCAGTCAGGTGGTTTTCAACACTGATACAAAAGTTTGGAAACAACAATTCTGTTTATGTCAAATTAGCACGTAAGGAATGGCAGGAAGTTACTATGAGGAAGTGA
- a CDS encoding peptidoglycan DD-metalloendopeptidase family protein, with the protein MKKLLFLPFVLLLIFACSPYDQDLLQQINRRLDDLEYRISQIEKSNVVNQKDLQNLQKEVSRINTEVAAAKQAINEQKNIPIVSQDDLKSVLARITSLEMRYSQLSAALNVSDIRELIYRLGDLEASQKQQQLAYERFIRQTEQLLEQVDAKEIATRLSSLENSVTSISNQVLEVLELSSRIKSIENTIEKLASQTPQAQYVGDFSFVETEISQLRSALKETESSLRRDFQKMLESQTKTVPTGNSAELQQYIANTTALVRQLATELETLRGVVREYDRDRFLKLDQGYITYIVKSGDTLSSIIQAYGLKQSSLRQIMELNQIQDANKLLVGQRIKIPIEDTSSLFKYPLSYPLNPQDVVGVFSEPVNGGARTGIDIKVTDQRKVYAILPGRVVNIMEDENGYHIRIDHGNGILAIYGNLSTVETSQGQWLTSGQSIGTVDTIFHFEIWIDGEPRDPLRILLKYAGKFEATYYSEWEDAKLPEHPTFRMTASGTVPKDWWTIAADPSVIPLGSVVYIPQFSDKPNYGFFKVEDTGLAIKNDKIDIYTSSLKQAFANMRSYVDVYIVTSQSR; encoded by the coding sequence ATGAAAAAGCTTCTCTTTCTTCCCTTTGTCTTATTACTGATATTTGCATGTAGTCCATATGATCAAGATTTGTTGCAGCAGATAAACAGAAGATTGGATGATCTCGAATACAGGATTTCTCAGATTGAGAAGAGCAACGTTGTAAATCAGAAGGATTTGCAAAATCTTCAAAAAGAAGTTTCAAGGATAAATACTGAAGTTGCAGCAGCTAAACAGGCTATAAACGAGCAGAAAAACATTCCAATAGTCTCACAAGATGATTTAAAAAGTGTCTTGGCGAGAATTACTTCCCTTGAAATGCGTTATAGTCAACTTTCGGCAGCTCTAAATGTCTCAGATATAAGAGAATTGATCTACAGATTGGGCGACCTTGAAGCCTCTCAAAAACAACAACAGTTAGCTTATGAAAGATTTATTCGACAGACTGAACAACTCTTGGAGCAAGTCGATGCAAAGGAGATTGCCACAAGGTTGAGTAGCTTAGAAAATTCTGTCACTTCAATTTCAAACCAAGTTTTGGAAGTTTTGGAACTTTCATCGAGAATAAAATCCATTGAAAACACCATAGAAAAATTGGCTTCTCAGACTCCTCAAGCACAATACGTTGGAGATTTCTCTTTTGTTGAGACTGAGATAAGCCAGTTGAGATCTGCCTTGAAAGAGACAGAATCCAGCCTAAGACGGGATTTTCAAAAAATGCTTGAATCCCAGACTAAGACCGTTCCTACTGGTAATTCCGCAGAATTGCAACAGTATATTGCCAATACGACTGCTTTGGTTCGGCAATTGGCTACAGAACTCGAAACTCTTCGTGGTGTTGTCCGTGAATATGATAGAGACAGATTCCTGAAGCTTGATCAGGGATACATAACATACATCGTGAAATCTGGAGATACATTATCGAGCATAATCCAAGCGTATGGTTTAAAGCAAAGTAGCTTAAGACAAATAATGGAGCTAAACCAAATTCAAGATGCCAATAAATTACTCGTTGGTCAGAGGATAAAGATACCAATAGAAGATACCAGTTCGTTGTTTAAATATCCATTGAGTTATCCATTGAATCCACAAGATGTGGTAGGTGTTTTTTCTGAACCAGTCAATGGTGGTGCGAGAACTGGAATAGATATCAAAGTGACCGATCAGAGAAAAGTTTATGCGATTTTACCAGGCAGAGTTGTGAACATCATGGAAGATGAAAATGGATATCATATCCGAATAGACCATGGAAATGGCATATTGGCAATTTATGGAAACCTAAGCACCGTTGAAACTTCACAAGGTCAGTGGTTGACGAGTGGTCAGAGTATAGGTACGGTCGATACTATCTTTCATTTTGAGATCTGGATAGACGGTGAGCCGAGAGATCCTTTAAGAATACTTCTCAAATACGCTGGAAAATTTGAGGCAACGTATTACTCAGAATGGGAAGATGCAAAGTTACCAGAACACCCAACCTTCCGTATGACGGCAAGCGGTACTGTACCCAAAGATTGGTGGACTATCGCAGCCGATCCGTCGGTTATTCCTCTGGGTAGTGTTGTTTACATCCCGCAATTTTCCGATAAACCTAATTACGGATTTTTCAAGGTTGAAGACACCGGTTTAGCCATTAAGAACGACAAAATAGACATCTATACAAGTAGTCTGAAGCAAGCATTTGCGAACATGCGATCTTATGTTGATGTTTATATTGTAACCTCCCAATCGAGGTGA
- a CDS encoding RrF2 family transcriptional regulator produces MGITIKSEYAFKILLEIANCEKVEPISLASVLGRVKVPKEFAEKIMVELKEAGIIHSTRGRKGGYRLTKPADQINALDVVKAVDEPEKIIKCTMDETCCNDPSTCVIRILIWKKLQRAVEETLRSVTLKDLLEHCEGND; encoded by the coding sequence TTGGGTATCACGATCAAAAGTGAGTATGCCTTTAAGATTTTATTGGAAATAGCAAACTGCGAGAAAGTTGAGCCAATTTCACTTGCGTCTGTACTTGGAAGGGTTAAGGTACCAAAGGAATTTGCAGAAAAGATCATGGTTGAGCTCAAAGAGGCTGGAATAATACATTCCACACGTGGGAGAAAAGGAGGTTATCGTTTAACAAAACCTGCCGATCAAATAAATGCACTTGATGTTGTCAAAGCCGTCGATGAACCAGAGAAGATCATCAAATGTACCATGGATGAAACATGCTGCAATGATCCTTCGACTTGTGTCATTCGTATATTGATCTGGAAAAAACTGCAAAGGGCTGTTGAAGAAACATTAAGGTCGGTGACTCTTAAAGATTTGCTTGAACATTGTGAAGGGAATGATTGA
- a CDS encoding GAF domain-containing protein: MRNLVQNIADDFFEILRYDKKDWYKYWKKYSEKHEPIIHNYEERLDLSQEQVKELLDELRRPLLDSLMQYWHETSRDQKLYCSKLVSHRHDLFQLQREDFSIILTGLLGLKDWVVVEGNRENVILIDLLSLYKKGIIDKVAEVTFQAVKSFRDGMYTGDYIPKQELFIRLTHEIDKILEKHNLADSMKMICELLYSNVAYYDWVGFYLVDQNKANELVLGPFVGEPTEHVRIPFGKGICGQAAATGMTFLVQDVSRETNYLSCSPKVKAEIVVPIKLSEKIFGELDIDSHVLNPFDESDDRFLNTICEKISKKMRSDTEWK; encoded by the coding sequence ATGAGAAATCTGGTTCAAAATATAGCAGATGATTTCTTTGAGATTCTGAGATACGACAAAAAAGATTGGTATAAATACTGGAAAAAATACAGTGAAAAACATGAACCAATTATTCATAATTATGAGGAAAGACTTGATCTTTCACAAGAACAAGTGAAGGAGTTACTTGATGAACTAAGACGTCCTTTGTTAGATAGTTTAATGCAATATTGGCATGAGACATCAAGGGATCAGAAACTGTATTGCTCAAAACTTGTTTCCCATAGACATGACCTTTTTCAATTACAAAGAGAAGATTTTTCAATAATTCTGACGGGCTTGCTTGGTTTAAAGGACTGGGTTGTAGTTGAAGGGAATCGGGAAAATGTCATCTTAATAGACCTTTTATCGCTTTACAAAAAAGGAATTATCGATAAAGTTGCCGAAGTTACATTCCAGGCGGTGAAATCCTTCAGAGATGGTATGTATACAGGTGACTATATTCCAAAACAAGAACTATTTATACGATTGACACATGAGATAGACAAAATACTTGAAAAACACAATTTGGCAGATTCGATGAAGATGATCTGTGAGCTTTTGTATTCAAATGTCGCTTATTATGATTGGGTTGGTTTTTATTTGGTGGATCAAAATAAAGCAAACGAACTCGTATTAGGACCATTTGTGGGTGAGCCAACAGAGCATGTTAGGATACCTTTTGGAAAAGGTATCTGTGGACAGGCGGCTGCGACTGGCATGACCTTTCTTGTTCAAGACGTTTCGAGGGAAACCAATTATCTTTCTTGCAGTCCCAAGGTGAAGGCTGAAATCGTTGTACCCATAAAGTTATCTGAAAAGATTTTTGGAGAACTGGACATAGACAGCCATGTACTCAATCCTTTTGATGAAAGTGATGATCGGTTTTTGAATACCATTTGTGAAAAAATCTCTAAGAAGATGAGGAGTGATACCGAGTGGAAGTGA
- a CDS encoding type III PLP-dependent enzyme produces MEVSELVRKAAKNFETPFLLIDLDIVEENYKKLSKAIPGCKIFYAIKANSHPRIIERLRDLGSNFDVASIGEIRKLIDLGVTPDRMIFANPIKREKDIAAAYDLGLDLFAADSTMELEKIAENAPGSQVVIRVAVENTHSDWPLSRKFGVDMLVAVDLIAYAQKLRLIPVGVSFHVGSQNYDPHSWSNAIERVAKIFYWADRNFGINLKILDIGGGIPIKHVKPIPTVEEIGHIVLQSVNEYLYGVKGLQIFAEPGRSMVGNSAILVSKVLLRCQRGSEEWVYIDAGVFHGLMETIENFRYEIQVDGKESEQKIPFVLAGPTCDSVDKVYDDAMLPYNITLDDIVYFINAGAYTVEYGTNFNGIPSPKVYFVQDLK; encoded by the coding sequence GTGGAAGTGAGTGAACTTGTCAGAAAAGCTGCTAAGAATTTTGAAACACCTTTTTTATTGATCGACTTAGACATTGTGGAAGAAAACTACAAAAAACTCTCTAAAGCGATCCCTGGATGTAAGATCTTCTATGCAATCAAGGCAAATAGCCATCCGAGAATAATCGAAAGACTCAGAGATCTTGGTAGTAACTTTGATGTGGCTTCAATAGGAGAGATAAGAAAGCTGATAGATCTTGGTGTCACACCAGACAGGATGATCTTCGCAAATCCTATCAAGCGAGAGAAAGATATTGCTGCAGCTTATGATCTTGGCTTGGATCTTTTTGCAGCAGATTCGACGATGGAGCTTGAAAAGATAGCAGAGAATGCACCAGGTTCGCAGGTAGTGATACGTGTTGCTGTGGAGAATACTCACAGTGATTGGCCTTTATCGAGAAAATTTGGTGTTGATATGTTAGTTGCTGTTGACTTAATCGCATATGCTCAGAAATTGAGGTTGATACCCGTTGGGGTCAGTTTTCATGTCGGTTCACAGAATTACGACCCACACAGTTGGTCAAATGCAATTGAAAGGGTGGCAAAGATATTCTACTGGGCAGATAGAAATTTTGGAATAAATTTGAAGATATTAGACATAGGCGGGGGTATACCGATAAAGCATGTTAAACCTATACCCACTGTCGAAGAGATCGGGCATATAGTTTTGCAATCGGTTAACGAGTATCTTTATGGAGTCAAGGGGTTGCAGATCTTTGCGGAACCCGGTAGATCTATGGTCGGTAATTCAGCGATATTGGTGAGTAAAGTTCTTTTGAGATGCCAAAGAGGAAGTGAGGAATGGGTCTACATAGATGCTGGTGTCTTTCATGGTTTAATGGAAACCATTGAGAATTTCAGGTATGAGATACAAGTCGATGGTAAAGAATCAGAACAGAAGATACCGTTCGTCCTGGCAGGTCCAACCTGTGATAGTGTGGATAAAGTCTATGACGATGCGATGCTACCTTACAATATAACACTGGATGATATAGTCTATTTCATAAACGCTGGAGCGTATACAGTCGAATATGGAACAAATTTCAACGGAATACCTTCACCCAAAGTCTATTTCGTGCAGGATCTGAAGTAA